In Ciconia boyciana chromosome 3, ASM3463844v1, whole genome shotgun sequence, a genomic segment contains:
- the CITED2 gene encoding cbp/p300-interacting transactivator 2 produces the protein MADHMMAMNHGRFPDGAGGLHHHPAHRMGMGQFPTPHHHHQQQQPPQQHAFSALMGDHIHYGAGNMNASSGVRHAMGPGSVSGAHPAGSMPPPARFSGSQFMAPPVASPGGQLSASMQLQKLNNQYFSHHPYPHSHYMPDLHPGSHQLNGSSQQHFRDCNPKHGGSGGGSGLPPAVPHVPAAMLPPNVIDTDFIDEEVLMSLVIEMGLDRIKELPELWLGQNEFDFMTDFVCKQQPSRVSC, from the coding sequence ATGGCAGACCACATGATGGCCATGAACCACGGGCGATTCCCCGACGGAGCCGGCGGGCTTCACCACCACCCTGCGCATCGGATGGGCATGGGGCAGTTTCCCACcccccatcaccaccaccagcagcagcagccgccgcagCAGCACGCCTTCAGCGCCCTGATGGGCGACCATATACATTACGGAGCTGGGAATATGAACGCGAGCAGCGGGGTGAGGCACGCCATGGGGCCGGGGAGCGTGAGCGGAGCGCACCCGGCCGGCAGCatgccgccccccgcccgcttCAGCGGCTCCCAGTTCATGGCCCCCCCCGTCGCCAGCCCGGGAGGGCAGCTGAGCGCCAGCATGCAGCTCCAGAAGCTGAACAACCAGTACTTCAGCCACCACCCCTACCCCCACAGCCACTACATGCCGGACTTGCACCCCGGCAGCCACCAGCTGAacggcagcagccagcagcatttCAGGGACTGCAACCCCAAGcacggcggcagcggcggcggcagcggcttGCCGCCCGccgtcccccacgtccccgcgGCAATGCTGCCGCCCAATGTCATAGACACTGACTTCATCGACGAGGAGGTCCTCATGTCCTTAGTCATCGAAATGGGGCTGGATCGCATCAAGGAGCTTCCCGAGCTGTGGTTGGGACAGAACGAGTTTGACTTCATGACAGACTTCGTTTGCAAACAGCAGCCCAGCAGGGTGAGCTGCtga